The following DNA comes from Carassius carassius chromosome 41, fCarCar2.1, whole genome shotgun sequence.
ggggtgaaatgtaaCCTAGCCATGTTTTTGTGAGACTCACCCATGAACATGAACTCATCCAATTATTCAAACAAGGGACAAGTTAACATATAAACTATCTAAAATGTATGAGTGGTAGGGTTAGTTATGCTGAGAACTATCACTAAAAGTAAAAACGAAAAAAAACACTGGAGCTAGGGCACAGATCTTAAAGTCACCGTCACAGAAAGTAGAGAAGTGAAGTTTCCATTACACCCACTCGACACAGTGACTAATAAGAAGAGAAGACATTAAATCAGGGTCAATAGCTCTAACAATAACTAAACCCTCCTCAGTCAACACATTTACTAATTGCGGTCTTTGAAAATGAATCTGATAGCAACCATAAAGGTGAAAAAGCCTATGTACACGTTCACTCACTCACTGTATGCAACCTCAAAATGAGCACCAATGTGCATTTGAATATCTTTCCTGGAATTCATTAATATCCAATTAGCATCAAGAGCCATTTGAGTGTATGTTTGTGCATGAGGTACAGAACCCTCTTTCTTTTATGTGCAAAGCAGCAGCATCTACATCCGCCTTTTCTGTTCATTTTGCTCGATTTTTGAAACATGAGAATAAAACATTGTAGAAGGACAGGTTGAATTTCCAGCAAAGCAAGACTACTTTTCATCCTTTTCGTCATATTTCTCACCCACCGAGCTCAAATGGCATTTAACGGTTCCTgcgaaacacaaaaacatgcccagTGCTGCGGCCACTCAACGTCCCAGAGAGCCAAACATCATCCAGACGTTGCCTAAAACACTGTCTAGATGTCCTCTATGCATGTGTATACAGTCGTGATCCTTTCAAGCGTCCTGCGGGGTTGGCCTCTTGAGGTCTCGGATCTGTTTGATGAGATAGGTCTTCTCATCGCCGAACTGCTCGTCCTCGCTGCGGTCATTCTGGAACTTGCCGAGGAATTCGATGAGTTTGGTCTGGTTCTTCAGCAGGATGTCGAGGATGGGCTGGGTCTTGTTCGGATTGGCCACAAACACCTGAATGCACAGAGAAATACGTCATCGCTCAGAATACTGTCCCTCGAGACAAGCTTGACGGAGGGAAGATTCAGCTGACAATTCATACCTTAAATACATGAAAGGCCTCAAACTGGATGTTGCGGCTCTTGTCTCTCAGCAGGTTCATCATGAGCTTGAGGTTCTCTGGTTTGCTTATGTACTTTGTCATTATAGTGAAGTTGTGCCGGTCCAAAAGCAGCTCTCCCAAAAGCTAAGAAGAAGAGGAAAGacataaaacatcataaaaataaagatcTAGTGGCTACAGTAAACATACACACAACtgagtttaaatgcattataGAGCTGTTTCACGGCAACTATacgcacacaaataaatatacactaccatttaaagttaggggtaaatttacatttttattcatcaaaagacatttataaatttacaaaagagttaaattttcataaaaaaatgctgttcaaactttttattaataaaagaattttgaaaaaaaaaatcaatataagtaaaaacatcacaactattttcaacagtGATAAGATTGAGAAATAAActagcattttagaatgatttctgaaggatcatgtgacactgaagcctggagtaatgatgctgtaaattcagcattgcatcacaagaataaattacatttttatatatgaaaataggaaatagttattttagattgtaataacatttcacaatatttacagtttttaatgtatttttgatcaaataattgcagcctctGTGAGCAGAGGAGACGTCTGCAtttaaaaaacaccaaaaattTGTTGTGGTCCCAAACTGTTGAGCTTTACTTTAAATAAGCAAAACCATCACAGCACACAACTGAACCCGTTTCTTACCTTTAGAGACTGCCTTTTAGTCACATAGTTTTCTGAGTGAAGAAGTTTCTCATATTCACTAAAGAACTGAAGAACGAAAGTggaaaaaagaagggaaaaagaTAATATTAAATTAGTAAATCTTAAATTAGGCACACTTGCATTAGATAAAATACTGaaccaagtggcatttatttaaacaaagaaaGCACTTTCTATCTAATTAAAAGTCACTGTGCTAATATGATGATGTAAAGTTAGTTTTAGAAAAGCTCTAGCattatttttggtttatttttcttATCTATTAAATTTTTAAGTCAGACATAAGTGCCCATATACTCTTTGGACCCCCTTAAAATTCAAATCACTTACAATTGTATTGACTTTCACATTAAATGCAAACAAACAGTTGTGAGAAGAACCCGCAGCAGAATGACTGACAGATCCACTCAGATCCCAAACCAACCCAATGACTCACTCTGTCATAGTGCTTCTCCAGGAACTCAGCGCTGAGCAGTTTGTGTCTCGTCAGCAGATCCTGGAAGAAAACCAAACAAATGGAATTCAGAATACACTTAATCTGAATATGAAGCAATCAAAGATGCCAGTCAGACAAAACAAACACCCAAGGCTTGTACATTTACAAAAACACTCACTTTAAAAGTGGCAAATGCATCCGAGGCGATGTCGAAGGTGGACATCTCCACGTATCTGAAGAAATCGTAGAACTGCTCGGAGCAGAGGGTGATCTTGGCCAGCGGCTCGTGCCGTATGCATTCCCTAAGCATGATCCCACAGTTCAGAGCGATGTCTGGAGACTCGTAACTACAAAAAGGACAGGAACTCAACAGCAGAAAGATTTTGCCAACATGCACGCATTCTCACGTTGATCCAAACATGTTTGACTTTCTTTCATAGACCCAAAAGGAGATGCTAATGTTCATGCCGCTTCGGTTCTTTTCCAGACAATCAAACTAAATGACccttggtcaccattcacttccattgtataGAAAAGCATCAGTGTGTCTAAACATCTGCTCTTGTGTTTTACAGAAAGTTTGAATctacattagggtgagtaaataataacaaaattaacaatttgacAGTGAACTGCCAAAAACTGCTGATATGCACACAGCAAACGTTGACTCGAAGTTATCTTAAGAGTATATACTAATCTGTGATCAGATAGTGCCCCTAAAAACTCATATTAGTCACCAAACCAGTTTCCTGGTTGAGATTTGATCGAAACACCCgcctagtagtagtagtagtttatttcgagcaaaataaataaataaataaataaaacaataatacatattAAGACACATACATAGAAAATTAGAACAGTTTATCTCACAtatatacagtgccttgcgaaagtattcgGCCCCCTTGAACTTTGCGGCCTTTTGCCACATTTCAGGCTTCAAACATAAAGATATAAAACTGTCATTTTTTGTGAAGAATTAACAACAAGTGGGACACAATCATGAAGTGGAACAAAATTTATTGGATATTTCAAactttttgcaaaattattcagCCCCCTTAAGTTAATACTTTGTAGCACCACCTTTTGCTGCGATTACAGCTGTAAGTCGCTTGGGGTATGTCTCTATCAGTTTTGCACATCGACAGACTGAAATTTTTGCCCATTCGTCCTTGCAAAACAGCTCGAGCTCAGTGAGGTTGGATGGAGAGCATTTGTGAACAGCAGTTTTCAGTTCTTTCCACAGATTCTTGATTGGATTCAGGTctggactttgacttggccatTCTAACACCTGGATATGTTTATTTGTGAACCACTCCATTGTAGATTTTGCTTtatgttttggatcattgtcttTTTGGAAGACAAATCTCCGTCCCAGTCTCAGGTCTTTTGCAGACTCCATCAGGTTTTCTTCCAGAATGGTCCTGTATTTGGCTCCATCCATCTTCCCATCAATTTTAACCATCTTCCCTGTCCCTGCTGAAGAAAAGCAGGCCCAaaccatgatgctgccaccaccatgtttgACAGTGGGGATGGTGTGTTCAGGGTGATGAGCTGTGTTGCTTTTACGCCAAACATAACGTTTTGCATTGTTGCCAAAAAGTTCGATTTTGGTTTCATCTGACCAGAGCACCTTCTTCCACATGTTTGGTGTGTCTCCCAGGTGGCTTGTGGCAAACTTTAAACGACACTTTTTATGGATATCTTTAAGAAATGGCTTTCTTCTTGCCACTCTTCTATAAAGGCCAGATTTGTGCAGTATACGACTGATTGTTGTCCTATGGACAGAGTCTCCCACCTCAGCTGTAGATCTCTGCAGTTCATCCACAGTGATCATGGGCCTCTTGGCTGCATCTCTGATCAGTCTTCTCCTTGTATGAGCTGAAAGTTTAGAGGGACGGCCAGGTCTTTGTAGATTTGCAGTGGTCTGATACTCCTTCCATTTCAATATTATCGCTTGCACAGTGCTCCTTGGGATGTTTAAAGCTTGGGAAATCTTTTTGTATCCAAATCCGGCTTTAAACTTCTCCACAACAGTTTCTCGGACCTGCCTGGTGTGTTCCTTGTTCTTCATGATGCTCTCTCTGCGCTTTAAACGGACCTCTGAGACTATGACAGTGCAGGTGCATTTATACGGAGACTTGATTACACACAGGTGGATTCTATTTATCATCATTAGTCATTTAGGTCAACATTGGATCATTCAGAGATCCTCACTTAACTTCTGGAGAGAGTTTGCTGCACTGAAAGTAAAGGGGCTAAATAATTTTGCCCGcccaatttttcagttttttatttgttaaaaaagtttgaaatatccAGTAAATTTCGTTCCACTTCATGATTGTGTCCCACTTGTTGTTGATTCTTCACAAAAAATTACAGTTTCATATCTTTATGGTTGCACCCCCAATTCATCCCCATATATTACACCATATGGTTACTTCCATTGTCTGTAACTAATAATTTATAACTTTTATATACAAATACCCTATTACAATAGGACCATCTCAAGaatcaaaataatacaatataatcttATAATATGTCCCAGTATTTATAATACTCATGTAATATAACCATATCCTATTATATTGTTAGATCACAGTTTTAAATAACAATAGTAGTAccaataataacaatgataatgatagtaataataataatgtattctaCCATCAAAATAGCAATACATCAGTTCCAATACTAATGACTAAATTTTAGTAGTAAATTACAATATTGTGGTCATTTATTTATCTGCTCATGTCATTagcagtattattattttcttagctATAAAACTGTATCCCATTCTATTGTACAAATATCACCATTTATAGTATCACTATTAATAGTAAGAACAATTAAGATCATCCCCActaccatttttatgcaataacAATCACCCCAAGATCCCTCCCTCAGCCTTATATTTTGTCACCATTATTTCTTTATATCTTGATTTGAACATATAAATATTTGGGCATTGCTTGGCCTCTAAATCTTAAGTCAAGAAAGCTGCAGAATttcatgttatatattatattaatgaataaaaatcaaataaaagtcTCCAGAATATCTTTGTGTGCGTGTCTCACCCTTTAAGCAGCATGAAGAGTATATTTTGTTGAGTGCACAGGTATTCAACCGTAGGTGTCCGAGTGCCGATCTGACGTCTCAGGATATTGTTAAAGATCTGTGCCACATCTTTCTTGCCCTAGACACAAATAACAAAATCATATATTAAAACTGGTATTATAACTATATCTCGGCTGAACGGATCATAAGTGGCCTTTGGCATTGACATCTGATGAATGCAAACAGTATTAACGTCTCTCAGTTGCATAAGTAGCCACTTTTGATAAGATGGCATTGAGGGGAGCATCTCTTATGAGGATACATCAGGGAAGATGTTACATCTCGTGCataaggtttttcttttttgttttcaattgAATGGTTGTTTCTTACCTATTAAACAAAGTTGAAGTTGAAATAATTATGTTATGAGAGAGAGTTGAGAAACATTAGGGGGCTTAAGCACAGATggcttaaaatgatttaaaatgagactaaacaaacttttaaatatatagtcatggaaaacctttttttgtgatttttggacCTGGAAAAAGCATgagaaaattataaattataaaaaaaaattaaaaaaaagtttataattaTTTCTACTTATGtttctttcaaatatattttatcagGTAGAAATAGCcataaaaaaaggataaaaaatgacaaaaaaatagtaCCGAAATTGTGTTTATTGGTAATAAAAAGTGTAAAACCATTTAGTTGTTGAAACTTCTGCAATTACAGAATTGTATTGTAGTAATTACTTATATTTTAATTGagctttattattatattacaaatataatttataagatttatagtagggctgtgcgattaatcgaaatcgaaataaaatcgTATTTGAGTGTGcgtgatttctaaatcgctttatagcacgattttctgcagccccgacctcccgcagtatgttatctgaaccaatcaggatgcagcgcgcctaagtggagcgcgagaacagagcagactgggcatatgcctaactccaggttcacacactctgtctgtatgatgcgtagcctttttttcAAGCCCATGTTAACAGaacagaacgttcacactgcacgttgtaaaaagatgagaacagaaaaggttataaatagaaaggtgcgaaaagatttaatatcttgctgtgagcacagagagagttgtgagtgcacaggacacaggttgagcaAGAGACACGTTGTACATTATAGTCTGtgatctgagcacgcgcatctggttttgttaacagagcaaaggaaatctgcgtgcgagtcaGTGATGcgtgggttgatccaaaatgagtggGTGCCCACGGTCGCCCGCAGTTACCTGCGGTTATGagtcattcaaaaatatttttgatgatattcgcgtcgcggtcggtcgggtcctagtactagacacattttttaaatacataggcctacactttattggctgaataactggcatgaagatgacgcacgagctcagtc
Coding sequences within:
- the LOC132123460 gene encoding calcium-binding protein 39-like, yielding MPFPFGKSHKCPADIVKNLKDNMTILEKQDISDKKAEKASEEVSKSLLAMKEILYGTNEKEPQTEAVAQLAQELYNSGLLSTLVADLQLIDFEGKKDVAQIFNNILRRQIGTRTPTVEYLCTQQNILFMLLKGYESPDIALNCGIMLRECIRHEPLAKITLCSEQFYDFFRYVEMSTFDIASDAFATFKDLLTRHKLLSAEFLEKHYDRFFSEYEKLLHSENYVTKRQSLKLLGELLLDRHNFTIMTKYISKPENLKLMMNLLRDKSRNIQFEAFHVFKVFVANPNKTQPILDILLKNQTKLIEFLGKFQNDRSEDEQFGDEKTYLIKQIRDLKRPTPQDA